The following nucleotide sequence is from Paenibacillus antri.
CAGGAGGTATATTTTTGCGGACATACGATTCCGCATATGGTAGCGCTCGGAGCCGGATTTGTTGATTCCATAACGAAAAATGAAGGAGAGGATCGCCATTGCTGAAAAGTCCAATTCGCTGGCAAGGCGGAAAATCACGATTGCGCGAGGATATCATGAGACGCTTCCCGCCTCATATTGTGTATGCCGAAGTTTTTGGCGGCGGGGGGTGGGTGTTGTTCGGGAAAGAACGCTCGAAGGTGGAAGTATATTCGGACATTAATGCGGAACTCGTCAATTTTTTCAGGGTCATTCAGGAACAGTGGGAAGATCTGGCTCAGCGCTTTGAATGGGCATTGTATGCTCGTGACGAGTTTGAGCGGATTATGAAACGCCGTGATCAGGAACGGGATCCGGTAATGCGCGCTTATGATTTTTACTATCGCATTTACTCCCATTTCGGCGGCAAATACAACGATTCGGACGACTGGGGGTACACACGCAGTAAACCAGCCTATGATATGTCCAAAGTAAAGGAAAAGTTTAAAGTCGCACATGAACGGCTGATTGGGGTGTATATCGAAAACCGTTCGTTCGAAGAAGTTATCCCGCGATATGATTCACCGGATAGCTTTTTTTATTGCGACCCACCCTATTTGGGGCTTTCCGGATACCTGTATAAATTCGATGAAAATCATCACCGAAAGCTGCGTGAATTGCTAGGTGGGATCAAGGGAAAGTTTCTGCTCAGCATCAACGACCATCCGCTAATTCGGGAATGGTATGCACCGTTTGTCATAGATAGTGTAGAGACGCATTACTCCATTGCCAAGCAGACGAAAGGCCGTCAACCTGTAAAGGAATTACTCATTTCTAATTACATTCCATCCGTTAGGCAAGCGGGTGAAACGTCCTCATGAACATGGATATCCGAGTGTACGGTTACTAGGAGGTTGTTTGATTATGAATCATATTCGCATTGAATCGAAAGGCGAAAAGTTTGCCGTTGTGCTGGAGCATGGCGGTTCGACGCAGGAAATGGATGTGCGTGATGCTTATGCGGATGCGGAAGATTATGCGTTCTATTTGGCGCAACGTTTGAAGATGGATGTCTATTATCGGGGGCAAAAAATAGATCCCTGCTCGAGGAGTTGACGATTTTGTCTATTCAAATTTCGGAAATCGTGATGGACGGCCTAAGCGCAGTTCAAACTTCAGATGATGAAATTGATCTATACGACATCCCGACCGTTATTCGTTGGCTAGAGGCGCACAGTTTTCCCGAGGCGGCAAGCTGGATGGGTTGTCATGAAACAGCCTATCGGGATGGACTTATTGTTGGTTTTGAAGTCGAACCTTGGTAAATCAAATCGTCGTATCACAACCTGCAAATCATGGGGAAGGGGTGAAGAACCATGAAAGTACCGAAAAACGTATGGGAT
It contains:
- a CDS encoding DNA adenine methylase — protein: MLKSPIRWQGGKSRLREDIMRRFPPHIVYAEVFGGGGWVLFGKERSKVEVYSDINAELVNFFRVIQEQWEDLAQRFEWALYARDEFERIMKRRDQERDPVMRAYDFYYRIYSHFGGKYNDSDDWGYTRSKPAYDMSKVKEKFKVAHERLIGVYIENRSFEEVIPRYDSPDSFFYCDPPYLGLSGYLYKFDENHHRKLRELLGGIKGKFLLSINDHPLIREWYAPFVIDSVETHYSIAKQTKGRQPVKELLISNYIPSVRQAGETSS
- a CDS encoding DUF5049 domain-containing protein yields the protein MSIQISEIVMDGLSAVQTSDDEIDLYDIPTVIRWLEAHSFPEAASWMGCHETAYRDGLIVGFEVEPW